One segment of Anopheles stephensi strain Indian chromosome 3, UCI_ANSTEP_V1.0, whole genome shotgun sequence DNA contains the following:
- the LOC118512588 gene encoding uncharacterized protein LOC118512588 yields the protein MTRPEPSSRSPTRGERITRYDKPHQRAEQVGNWGVRVFTGSEKQSKVFCNPVIFNQDATRVQPYQENDWGNNETTPNYAADRVANGSDRHGRDGGGYDVRRSVLENALNIAFLAANSNQLRLLSTSNIERQESSTYLAIFALLIVSLILQIMNCVAMLMMSTYTSQRWPLLRTLACIAATVIALLNLAVVTMLNVLLETQ from the exons ATGACCAGACCCGAACCGTCCAGCCGCAGCCCTACGCGCGGGGAACGCATAACGCGCTACGATAAACCGCACCAGCGTGCCGAACAGGTGGGCAATTGGGGTGTGCGCGTCTTTACCGGCAGTGAGAAACAGTCGAAAGTGTTCTGCAATCCGGTGATCTTCAATCAGGATGCAACCAGAGTGCAACCGTACCAGGAGAACGATTGGGGCAACAACGAAACGACCCCGAACTATGCGGCCGATCGTGTTGCGAACGGGTCGGACCGACATGGTAGAGACGGTGGCGGTTACGATGTGCGACGGTCGGTGTTGGAAAATGCACTGAACATTGCTTTTCTGGCGGCCAACTCGAATCAGCTGCGACTGCTGAGCACATCGAACATCGAGCGGCAGGAATCGTCCACCTATCTGGCCATCTTTGCGCTGCTGATAGTGTCGCTCATACTGCAAATCATGAACTGTGTCGCCATGCTGATGATGTCG ACGTACACCAGTCAGCGTTGGCCACTGCTGCGAACCCTGGCCTGCATTGCTGCCACCGTAATTGCGCTGCTCAATCTGGCCGTCGTAACGATGCTGAATGTTTTGCTTGAAACGCAGTAA
- the LOC118512587 gene encoding uncharacterized protein LOC118512587: MEVKPSSLLRLINGYSLGTIPFLFGEMNDRDREHRIDLPVVYRHNAALPQGVANGHYRNNITRANPPFGRSKSDLDLASGKFELHPDGAPDSSTSSSTDASSSLFVRSARNATTAVPPTPPPLPPKPLTITGIYQTDSGRRVSSITPSYDISKSIAESAMDISLLTANANQLRLLITYNQGSKTYVACITFVIMSLVLQMMVAITMIVVSLTKPQRDDPKRHRVKIVTSIGVAIITMINILVASLVVAEQPPNAIVASSGSVVGLLTNVNITDAALGGT; this comes from the exons ATGGAAGTAAAGCCCAGCTCCCTGCTCCGGTTGATCAACG GCTACAGTCTCGGTACGATTCCATTCCTGTTCGGTGAAATGAACGATCGTGACAGGGAGCATCGCATTGATCTTCCCGTTGTGTACCGTCACAACGCAGCGTTACCTCAGGGAGTGGCAAATGGACACTACCGGAACAACATCACCCGTGCGAATCCACCATTTGGAAGGAGCAAAAGTGATCTCGATTTAGCGAGTGGTAAATTTGAGCTTCATCCCGATGGAGCTCCGGATTCCTCCACCAGCTCCAGTACGGATGCGTCGTCATCTTTATTCGTTCGTTCCGCCCGAAACGCCACGACGGCTGTTCCACCAACTCCTCCACCACTTCCGCCGAAACCGTTAACCATTACCGGTATTTACCAGACGGACAGTGGCCGTCGGGTGTCTTCCATCACTCCTTCGTACGACATTTCGAAAAGTATCGCCGAAAGTGCGATGGACATTTCGCTCCTGACGGCCAACGCGAATCAGCTGCGACTGCTCATAACCTACAACCAAGGTTCCAAGACGTACGTCGCGTGCATCACGTTCGTTATCATGTCGCTGGTACTGCAAATGATGGTCGCCATTACTATGATCGTAGTTTCG CTCACCAAACCCCAGCGCGATGATCCGAAGCGACATCGGGTGAAGATCGTAACGTCGATCGGGGTAGCGATCATTACGATGATAAACATCCTTGTAGCATCGCTGGTTGTTGCCGAACAACCTCCCAATGCTATCGTTGCCTCTTCCGGCAGCGTGGTCGGTCTGCTGACCAATGTTAATATCACCGACGCCGCACTTGGCGGAACGTAG
- the LOC118512586 gene encoding uncharacterized protein LOC118512586 isoform X2 — protein sequence MGAPIVLVLSTDESVKPESVIERIRKLPNSEDQIKLSTEPSECIGYGYQIHTKYYDTKVILYAHGSAELATVSNAILKRTEGILIYFDAKDRTFLERLPAYSTFVQQHEIEFGILLCSTLQESSADGITYGEAKSQCTVLDVIELEPNAEDAEEEVAGAGEATGVDELIQAMHNYIWSNVNIHRGNRNTGATDEESPGLLSPNPADDGDNDADAAPITEEEERIIEAELNGFERLLTEVMNFQPNTSNWTRNERLMYAEELAEMFDNLVEEDETIGHT from the coding sequence ATGGGAGCACCGATAGTGCTCGTCCTCTCGACGGACGAGTCCGTCAAGCCGGAAAGTGTTATCGAGCGCATTCGCAAGCTTCCGAACAGTGAGGATCAAATCAAGCTCAGCACAGAGCCATCGGAATGTATCGGGTACGGGTATCAAATACACACCAAGTATTACGATACCAAGGTGATCCTGTATGCACACGGTTCCGCCGAGCTGGCCACAGTTTCGAATGCAATACTGAAACGGACGGAAGGAATATTGATCTACTTCGACGCCAAAGATCGTACGTTCCtcgaacggcttccagcgtACAGCACCTTTGTCCAGCAGCACGAGATCGAGTTCGGCATTCTGCTCTGCTCGACGCTGCAGGAAAGCAGTGCCGATGGTATTACGTACGGTGAGGCGAAAAGCCAGTGTACCGTGCTGGATGTGATAGAACTCGAACCGAACGCGGAAGATGCGGAGGAAGAGGTGGCCGGTGCTGGGGAAGCAACGGGTGTGGACGAATTGATCCAAGCGATGCATAATTATATCTGGTCCAATGTGAATATACACCGGGGGAATAGGAACACCGGCGCTACGGATGAAGAAAGTCCTGGCCTACTGTCTCCGAATCCGgccgacgacggcgacaacgACGCGGATGCAGCTCCAATAACCGAGGAAGAGGAGCGCATAATCGAAGCCGAACTGAACGGGTTTGAACGACTGCTGACGGAAGTGATGAACTTCCAGCCAAACACCAGCAACTGGACGCGGAACGAGCGGCTCATGTACGCGGAAGAGCTGGCCGAAATGTTCGACAATCTGGTCGAGGAAGACGAGACTATCGGGCACACTTAA
- the LOC118512586 gene encoding elongation factor Ts, mitochondrial isoform X1, which yields MLFKHLPRLFPTTGIRLYATAEKSALATLRKKTGYTFANCKKALELNNNDLAKAELWLKEQAQAMGWSKATKLEGRNTAQGLIGVLVRRNVGAMVEVNCETDFVARNASFQRFVQVASAACVHHLENVEADANLTKVGLNSEALKQIVLQDGKSLGDHLALMIGTVGENASLNRAICYKAPDSLQLAGYVHPAPSEEIPHDVPMIGKYGSLVAFKSAHSTVQEGDDGTELSPAQLARKVCQHIVGMKPELIGEPGKDEPAADKDDETCLIHQEYLVDPNYTVGEVLEANRLQIVDFQRFECGEKSKSEEQNVRAATN from the exons ATGCTGTTCAAACACCTGCCCCGTCTGTTCCCCACGACCGGTATCCGGTTGTATGCAACGGCCGAAAAGAGTGCCCTCGCCACGCTACGCAAAAAGACCGGCTACACCTTTGCCAACTGCAAGAAAGCACTCGAGCTCAACAACAACGATCTGGCAAAGGCGGAACTGTGGCTTAAAGAGCAGGCACAAGCGATGGGCTGGTCAAAGGCCACCAAACTCGAAGGACGCAACACGGCACAGGGATTGATTGGTGTGCTGGTCCGTCGCAATGTGGGCGCCATGGTTGAGGTAAACTGTGAGACGGATTTCGTCGCCAGAAATGCCAGCTTCCAGCGCTTCGTCCAGGTAGCGTCTGCGGCTTGCGTCCACCATCTGGAGAACGTCGAGGCGGACGCAAATCTAACGAAGGTGGGCCTGAACAGCGAGGCGTTGAAGCAGATTGTGCTGCAGGATGGTAAATCGTTGGGCGATCATCTGGCGCTGATGATCGGTACAGTTGGGGAGAATGCATCGCTTAACCGGGCCATTTGCTACAAGGCACCCGACAGTTTACAGCTAGCTG GCTACGTTCATCCTGCACCGAGCGAGGAGATCCCACACGACGTACCAATGATCGGCAAGTACGGTAGCTTGGTGGCATTTAAATCAGCACATTCCACGGTACAGGAAGGCGACGATGGAACCGAACTGAGCCCGGCCCAGCTCGCTCGTAAGGTGTGCCAACACATCGTCGGCATGAAGCCGGAACTAATCGGTGAACCGGGCAAGGATGAACCGGCCGCCGATAAGGACGATGAAACGTGCCTGATACATCAGGAGTATCTAGTTGATCCGAACTACACCGTGGGCGAGGTGCTCGAAGCGAATCGCTTACAGATAGTCGATTTCCAGCGCTTCGAATGTGGCGAAAAGAGTAAGTCCGAGGAGCAAAACGTGCGGGCCGCTACGAACTAG